AACAATTATTTTTCTTATCGGTGCAAATCCGTGAGTCTTTTTCAATCTTCAATCCCAAAATCACGACATCTCTTTTAATACCATCCATTTCCGTTACTTCCGGTAAAAATCCCCATTCTTCAAATCCGAATTTTTCGGCAAGTTTGATGCTTTTCCTGTTATGACCAAAAACCAATCCGATCAAATTTTCTACTCCGAAATCGGGACATTTGTCGATCATTTTTTTTATTAATTTCTTTCCAAAACCTTTTCCCTGGAATTCGGGAGAAACATAAAGAGAAATTTCTACAGTTTTCTGATATGCAGGTCTTTCTTTGAAGTCAGAAAGGCTGATCCAGGCAATTATTTTATTTCCTTTTTCCAGGATCCAGAGAGGACGATGCTTTGGATTGTGTTGATGAAACCATTTAATTTTGCTTTCTACTGAAACTGGTTCTGTGTCTGCAGTTGCAAATCTAGAGGGAATGGAGGAGTTGTAAATCTCGATGATGGCAGGTAGATCATCGATGGTTGCGTTGCGGATGGTTGTGTTTTGATTCATATTGTTGAGTTTTAAGAACTTGAATCAAGTTCACTAAAAGCAAACTTAATTCCAGTTTTAACCACATTTTACAAAAATGTGTTACTCCTCGATTCTCTCAATTTTGAAAATAACTGGTCTGAACCAGTCTGTACAGCCGGAAATGGTAACTCCTTTCTGCTTGACCCAATAATAATTTGCTCCGGACATCAAAGCCAGAATATCCTGTCGAATATCAGCCCAAGCCCAGGAGCAGAAATCTTTTGGGGGATTAAAAGGAGATTCCATAATAAATTCCTGACCTTCGTAAAAGCAGTCACATTGCTTGAATTCTTCTTCCGGTGATAAATATTCATCGATGAGGTCTTGATTTAAAGTTCTTTTCAAAACAGTGATTTTACATTTTGGTAAGTTTTGCATTTTTCCTCCTTGAAACACGGAATGCTGTTCCGTTGTCATAAAGAATCTTTGATTCTTATTTTTTACGATCTCGTAAAAAGTTAAAAATCACTGAAATCTGTCATCTTGAGCAA
The genomic region above belongs to Candidatus Cloacimonadota bacterium and contains:
- a CDS encoding N-acetyltransferase family protein, translating into MNQNTTIRNATIDDLPAIIEIYNSSIPSRFATADTEPVSVESKIKWFHQHNPKHRPLWILEKGNKIIAWISLSDFKERPAYQKTVEISLYVSPEFQGKGFGKKLIKKMIDKCPDFGVENLIGLVFGHNRKSIKLAEKFGFEEWGFLPEVTEMDGIKRDVVILGLKIEKDSRICTDKKNNC
- a CDS encoding TIGR04076 family protein; this translates as MTTEQHSVFQGGKMQNLPKCKITVLKRTLNQDLIDEYLSPEEEFKQCDCFYEGQEFIMESPFNPPKDFCSWAWADIRQDILALMSGANYYWVKQKGVTISGCTDWFRPVIFKIERIEE